The window GGCTTGGAGCTGAGCCAGGGAAGAGGCACGGGGACATCAGTGACAGGCCAGGCCTCTCCCCCTGGCAGTgtggagctgagctggggggGGAAGTCCACCTCGCAGAGATGGGGTGTCCCGGTTGGAGGAATCCCTCCTGCTGAGGGGAGCCCCTGGTGCCCCTGGGCAGGGTGGGTCCCCTTCAGCTCCCAGTCCgtggctttgcttttgtgtcttTGTGGCAGCTGTGGCCTGACAGGCGGGTTTCCCCCCTCCAGGACCTAGTCTCGTGCCTGTCCTGCTTGGAGGCCATCTTCAGCCCCCCCAGCGCGGGCGAGGGGGGCTCGGCACCTGCCCAGCACGGCCTTCTGCACTGCAGCGCGCTCCAGTCGTGGTCCCTGCTTCTCACTATCTGCCCCCCCTCCCACATCAAGAGCGTCTTGGACAAGTgagtggggtgtggggggtgcaggggctggtgTGGGGCAGCCAGCTGCGGAGGGGGGAGCCCCTGGGGTGGAGCCCGGCCCCCCTGactcctctcctgccttcctgcctcaGTCGCTGGCTGAAGCTGCCCCCGCTGCTGTCCAGCAGCAGCGTCGCGCTGCGCATCCTGGCCGGGGAAACCATCGCGCTGGTCTTCGAGCTGGCCCAGGACGTGGAGGTATGGTGGGGTGCTGTggtggcaggaggcagcaggcgGCAGagtggcagggagctgctggcactGGGACCCTGCCCGTGTCCCAGCTGAGCTGGCACCGATGGCGTTGGGATGCACCAGGCTGGCTGGCGTCACCAGCAGGTGCccaggcagaggggctggcCCTGGTGatcccccagccctgtcctggtGATGGCAGCGGTGGGCAGTGCCCGGAGCCGCGTCCTCTCCAAACCCCCTGTTCTTTTGGCAGGAGGACTTGTGCCACCAAGATACAGAGTTCCTGCGTGCCCAGCTCAAGGTCCTGGCTACCGAGAGTAACAAATACCGAGCCAAGACAGACAGACGGAAGCAGCGCTCCATCTTCCGGGACATCCTGCGCTTCATCGAGGTACCGGAGGCTGGTGGTGCCCTTTCCTGCCGAGCCTGTGGCCGTGTGGCTGCTGCCCAGGTGCCTGGCGAttcccctctctctgctgagAGCTGGGGGATGTGCAGGGCTGGTGCCCAGGTCATTGCTGATGCCTCTCTTTCTCCACTCAGAGCGGGGAGTACCAGGAGGAGACCATCCGATTTGGCCTGGAGTGCATGTACCTGGACAGCTGGGCACGCCAGCGGACCTACCAAGCCTTTAAAGAGGTGCTGGGCTCTGGCATCCGCCACCACCTCCAGGTAGGGGCTGGGCAGCCATGCCAGGGGGTGCTGGGCCAGTGCTGGCGAGTGCTGACAGTCCCCTTCTTCCGCAGAACAACGAGCTGCTACGGGAGATCTTCGGCCTCGGGCCCCCCTTGGTGCTGGATGCGGCTGCTCTGAAAGCCAGCAAGGTCTCCCGCTTTGAGAAGGTGGGTGTCCCCACCCAGATTTGTGCCCACAGTCCCCTCCCGTGCCGCCGTGGGCTCCAGCCAAGCGCCTGCCTGGGACCGCGGAGCCCTGAGCACGGTGGGCACTGGTGGGGGGATGAGCAGAGGGGCACTCCCTAAcccatctctccttccctcccctcccagcacctctaCAACTCAGCTGCCTTCAAAGCCCGCACGAAAGCTCGGAGCCGGGTGCGGGACAAGCGGGCGGACGTGCTGTGATGGGCGGAGGGGGGCAGAGCCCCTGGCCCACCTGGACTGCAGACCCAGCACTGTGAGGGGCAGGTGCCCCCGCCCTCGGGCTTTTATTCATGTACAGCAGAGTATTTAATGCCTGGAGCTGCCccgccgggggctgccccctcttttatttttttaaccaaaaaagagaagaaggataAAGAAGAGTCggggggaggtggtggtgtgCTGCTGTGTGCCTGCTCTGCGGCTGGGGCTCCGTGTGGCAAGGCAGGAGGGGGGGGTCTCACAGGGCTTCTGCAGCCCCTTTCGGAAGCAGGGCTCATGTCTCCCCTCCCCGGTCCCGTGGGGGTTCCGGGGTGGCCTGGCATAGCCTGAAGGGCTGAGTGGGAGGGCAGAGCCGtgcagggctgcggggcagctGGCCCTGGTGTCCAGGCCTGCGGCAGGGGCGCTCCCTCAGCTCCCCCCTGCCACCCTGGACACAGCCCCTGCCTCCGCAAGCCGGCCTGGCACCCAGGGGTGGTGTCAGAGCGGCGTGGGGCGGCAGGCTctgcccggccctgccagcTGCCCGCTCTGAGCCCTTTTTCAGCCAAATGCTTTATATGACATAGTCCTCTTGTGGGAAACTAATTACGGGGGGTGGCACAGCGGGCGAGTCCCGGTGCTGCCTGTGCAGCCCTGGGGGCCGCTGCCCAGGCGGGCGTGGGGCCGTGCCAGCTGGGAGTGCCTGCTGCCCCGGGAATGTATCTATGGTGGTGATTTTCTAAGACTTTGATTACAGGAGGTAATTAAAAGGCTCATTCGAGGGTGCCTTCTGCCTTGTTGTGAAGAGGAAGGGCTGTCACTGGGGCGGGTGCCGGTCCTTGCAGCCCTGTCCCTTTCACAGCCTGGCGTGGGGGCCAGCATTGCCCCCGCCACCCCCTGCGCCCCGTGGGGCGACGCTGTCAGGTCTGAGCGGGATGGGGCGGGGGTAGGGCTGCccgctctcccctcctgcccttcgGTGCCCCTTCCCGCGGTGGCCCGGTGCCCGTggcggggccgggagcagcTCAGCGGTGCCCGCCGGGCTCGGCACTGGCGTTGAGGCGAGCCCAGAGCTGCCCGCTGGCTGCCCGCAGCTGGTGCACAGCgtcctcctggctctgcagccacTGGGCCAACGCCCGCACCGACTGGCTCTGCAGGACTGCGGGGAGAGGACGGGGACACGCTGGGGACGGGCGGCctggcccccccccccaagcccccccaccctcggccccccggccccccgccccgcccgaTGCCACGTACCACTCAGGTAGATGGCCAGCGTGGCCAGGACCAGGCTCGCCAGCGCCAGGAgccccagcagggccagcagcagggggtggccggggccgaggcaggggcaggggctggcggCAGAGGCGGGGCGCAGGGTGGGCAGGAGCGGtgcgggggccgcggggcgaggcggcggcTGGCGCGGGCTGCGGGGGGAGGCCGGGCCGTCGCCTgcgggcaggggagaggggcggTCAGAGCCCGGCCGCCGGCACGgtcggggctggggctggcgcgggctccccccgccccgctctcACCCCCGGCACCCTTCTGCCCGCCCGAGGCCCAGTGCAGGTCGCTGATGGACTCCACGGGGCGCAGGCTGATGGCTCCGGGCTCGCCGCCGTCGGGGTCCCCGGGCTCTGCCGGAGCGGCACCTTCGGCCCTTCCCATGCTGTCTGCGGGGAGCGGAGGCAGAGGGTGAGCGTGGGCCCTgccggcagcccctgcccgccccgggcagccctGCGGGGACCGGACCCCTCCCGGAGGTGGCCCCGGCTTTGACGCCGGCCGGTGCCCGTGTGCCCTTGGCACGGCCCTGCGGCCGCAGGCGGGTGAGCGCTGGcggggctcccccggccccggtgcTGTCATCGGAGCAGTTAGCGGGCGCCCGGTGGCCACGATCCCAGAGCCTCGTTAGTGAGGCTGGAATCTGCCCCTGGCTTGGGGGCAGGAATGTgccagccccccggcccgggtAGCCCGGGCACcgcggggctggctggggctcCCCTGGGCCAGCTGGGAGCCggcgggcaggagcagggcagtgccaGCTCCAGCCCGCAGCACGGCTCGGCTTTCCCTGCGGGCACCGTGCTCGTGTGCTGCTTAGGGGTGCACGGGTGGAGATGCGGGGTGCGTGCTGTGCCagggggtcctggtgggcacATCCCGCACGGGAGCGAGGGGGGCTTTTTGGGAGCAGGCGTGGCTCCAGCACTGCCTTGGGAAGCAACCGTGCCCACgctgcagcagagggaaaggatttTCTTCTGGGCATTTGCGCGTTTTTGAGCAGCGGGCAGGGCCCCGGCGCTGTGCCCACGgtggagcagggcagggtggcCCCGTGCCCGCTCCCTGTCCCTCCCGGGGTCAGCAGCGTGTCGCAGGCCAGCGTGGCGCCGTGCCGCTGCCATCGGGGCGGTGCGTGCCGCCGGCGGGGTTGGCAGGCgtcggggctgggggggccttGGCTGGTGCCCAGGGTCCCCCCGGACCCTTCCCAGGGCCTTGCCTTTGGCTGGGGGCTGGCCCACAGGTACCCCCATCACTCCTGCatccgctcccccccgccccccccccccggctgggGGGCACGGTGGGTGTGTAGGTTTGGTGCCAGGGGCTGTGCcagccagctgcctgccccctccccaaaccctgctGCCCTGTGCCCACAGCCCTCCAGGACCCCCTTCTTCCCCGGGCGGGCATCtctgcccccgcagcccccgcggcgGAGGGCAGCGTTTGGCTGCTGCCTCCGCTCCAACCCTATGGCCCAGCGCTGCCCGGTCCCCCCCGGGGTGCCAgggcccccgccagcccccggcctgctccccagcctaccttctccagcctccctgggcatGGCTCCCTGTGCCCTGCGCCCAGGCAGCGTGAGCGGGCAGCGAGGCAGTGCAGGGCCCCCCGGGAGCTGGGCACTGGGTTCCTGGTGCGCCAACTGCGCCGCCTAAAATAGGACAGTGAGAAACACGGTTGGGGGGGGATAAAAATAgccgtggggaggggggccTGGCAGCGTGGTCAGGGCTGCCGGCAGCATGGTGCCAGCATGGCAAAGGGAAAGCAGCCTGTGGCAGTGCCCTGTGTTCTGTTTCCAGAGTAAAGGGGCTGCCAGCTCACCGTGGGATTGGGGTGACAGCAGGGCAGAGCCTacatggggaaactgaggcacgggtGAGCCCAGCCAGAGCCAAACTGGGGTCTCTGCCGCCTCCCAGCAGCAATGGCAATTGTGCCCAGCCTGGGCACATGATggagccccccccgcccccagcttTGCCCACAAGGACCATGCCAGCTGTGCCAGGAGGATTTATTTAAGTTAACAAGACCATAGGAAGCGCCAGGCAGCACCACTGCTGGGGTAGGGGACCATGGTGGTCCCCGGCCCTGGTCACCAGCCCCATGTGCCCCGTGGCAGGCAGGTGTCAGGGGGCGGGAGGTCGTTGTGCCCATCGAGGCCATGAGTGTGTGTGAGTGCCAGGCAGGAGGTGGCAGCGCCGGGCTGGACCCGCCGGGCACAGTCCTCACCGGCCCAGCCGTGGTAGCAGTGGCAGCGGAAAGAGGCCAGCGGGCTGGCACCAGGGCCAAGGTGCAGGAGGCTGCTCAGGTCGTGGGGCTGCCAACGCACGCAGCGCCCGTGCCCGTGGCACTGCACGTAGCTGCACTCCCGGGCTGCTGCCGTCACGTTGGCGACGTAGGGACCCAGGGTGGACACGAGGTAGTGGCGCAGGCTGGCACAGCTCTCCTGCGGGGGAAGCACCAGTGAGAACCTGCCCCAGCACTGGAGTCCCTCCGGCCACCCCTCCCTGGCAGGCACAGGGGATATGGCTGTGCTGTAGTCCCATGCCCACaccccctcctgctgcccaccaCACGCCGGCTCCAGTGCCCCGATGCAGCGAGGCGCCATACTCACAGCCGAGCGGGCGTACGACATGTCTCCCCAGAGCACGAGTCCGGCTGCACCCAGCGCTGCGCTCTCCCCGATGGTGTGCACCAGGTCAGCCTGCCAGGGAGAGAGACGTgactgggctggggggcacgggaTGCGTCCTGGCGCCCAGCAGGACCCCTGGCATGcccaccgccccggccccgTGGCACTTACCGGCTCCAGGAATCGGGGTGAGCGGCGGAAGGAGAGGCGGGAGTAGGCGACCACGGGCAGGAGGCCGTGGGCCCCAAAGGCAGCCACGCGCAGGGCCTCGCGCAGCCGGTGGTGCACGTAGCGGCGGCGcagggcgggcggcagcgccggtGGCAGGTAGATGCTGGGGTAGAGGGCGGCTGAGGCGGCCCAGAGCCAGCCCAGCCGGTTGTTGCGCTGCACCTCTGCTGGCTGGCACCGCCCGGTGTAGTTGGCCTCTTTGGCCCAGTTGCCGTTGAGGCAGTCGGGGAAACGGTAGAAACCCCAGAGCCCCCCTGGGCGCAGGGTCCGGCCCAGCAGAAGCGTCTCCTCCATCAGAGCCTGCGCCGCCTGCTCAAACTCCCGCCGGGCCAGCCGGAGCTGCTGCCGCGCTGGCAGGTGGCCACGCCGGTCCCACACCCACTGTTCCGAGGCTGCCCGGTAGATCCGCTTGGCCCCCCAGTTTTGGGCCCAGAGGGGCCTCCACTCCTCCCAGTCCACCACGGCCAGGCCGCGGAAAGCGGGGCGCAGGAGGAGGCGGATGTCCCTGGCTGCCCTGGCGAGGTGGGCGCCAAGGGGGACCTGCTGGGGGATGCCCCCGTTGTGGGGGATGCCCTGCCGTGACAGGTAGGGGTACAGCCCAAACTTGTTCTTGTAGAAGATGGTGATGTTCTGGCCGGCAAAGTGGCCATCCTTGTTCTCCACGATGCCGTAGTCGCCGAGGGGCAGCCCCACACCGAAGCGGCGCTGGCAGCGGCCGGTGGGGACGTTCCACACCACGGCGAAGGGCTGGTCGCCCACCAGGGGCTCCGGTGCCGGGCTCTCCCCgccagctgtgcccagtgccaggcaggcccacagcaccagcaccgGCACCATCCTGTGTCGCCGgctgcccgcggggccggcaccctgcagggaaaggagagcGGCGGGGGTGAGGCGGCAGGGCGCAGCGGGCACCTCGGCcatgctggtgctgctgctctggtgtGCGGTGGGCTGGGATCAGCCACGGGGGCCGGGCTGCCCCACAGGCACGTGCTGCCCACCCCAAAATCCCATGGGACTGAGCAAAGTTGGAGGTTTCAGACACCTGCCTCACCGCCGCCTGCGGgcacctctgcctgctgcaccCCGGTGCCCAGAGCCCCTGCCTGCGCTACCGCAGCCATGGCACGGCTCTGGTGCGGCACTGCAAGCCGCCAACCctggtgcctcagtttccccgccGGCTCCTAGCACTGCCCGTAGTGGGGGCATCGTGACACCCTCTTCCCCATTTTGACACCGGGCCGAGCCAGGCCGGGTGCCCTGCtgaggggctgagccccccaAGAGGCGTGGTGGAGCCAAAGGGGCGGctctgtcccccccagcccgggcagggccggagggggctgggtgccccTGCCTGGTGCCAGCCAGCTGCCGGGGGTGAGGGGATTAGGCAGGGGATGGGCTCGGGGGCCGCATGACGCAGCAAGGACGGCGTTAATCCCCCGGCGCGGGGCCCGGACGCTCTCCCTGACCTTCCTGCTCCTGCTACGGTGCCTCCAGACCTCGCTGCCGTTGGCTGCCTCGGCGGGGGCCTGGCCGCCTGCCCTCCTCATGGTGCGAGGCAGGGGACCCTGCAGCCCGTGCCGCCCTGCCCTActccccccagtgcccctgcaGCCATcacgtgcctcagtttccccaggcTGCTCAGCACGGAGAGCGGCAGCCACGCTGGCAGACACAGCGCAGCatcagccccagctgccccacagcgAGTCCCCCGGGTGGAGACACTGGTGGGACCAGTCCCAACCCCAGAGCCTGGGGGGGCCCGACTCCCTACCACGCTGGTGGTCCCAGGGCTCCGGCCAGGCGAGCCAGGGgccgggcaggagcagagccagtGTGCCCAGACAGGGCAGGGTGTGGGGACCACCTCACCCTGGCAATGGGGCCGGGGCaaagcagggaggctgggggagctggtgCCAGCCCCGAAGAACGGCAGGCAGTCAGGCAGCGCCGGGGCAGGCACCCCCTGCCCACACTCGCTTTTAATCACCGGCCTGGGGCCCTGGCCCCTCAGATGTCCTTCTTCATCCAGAAGATGGGCAGCCCTTTGGCATCGCGGTGGGGAGTCTCCAGGAGGCTCTGCCCGCTGCTCTCGGCCAGGACTCCCCTTGCCCAGACCACGGttggcggggggggcggcgggggggcggtggggggcgggaggggaggcgAGGGGGCAGAGGGCAGCCTTGGCCTGGtggcgggggggagggcagCGCCAGGAGGGGCGGAGAAGAGCCGCAGCACCTCGGCGGGTATGGCGGGGCTGAGGAAGGCCACGCTCTGCACCGGCTCGCCCAGGACGAAGCCCAGGTGGGCGTAGAAATGCTGCTTGTCGTGGGTGGTGAGGTGCAGGCAGCGGAagccccgggcccgggcccaCCGCTCGGTGGCCTCCATCAGCTGCCGCCCATAGCCCTGACCCCGCAGCGCCCGGGCCACCACCACGCTCTCCACGAAGAGGTCGCGGGGCCGGCCGGCCACACGTGAGAGCCGGACGTGGCCCACGAGCTGGCAGGGACTctcccgggcggcgggggcctcGGTGGGGCCCCGGctccgcagcagcagcaggcaggcggGGAAGGCGTCTGAGGAACGCTGGAGCGTGTGGAGCCGCGACGCCCGGCTCTTCCCCCACTCCTCGCCCAGCAGCTTGGCGCAGGCCTCCAGCAGCTCCGGCCTCTGGTGCAGGGGGACCAGGCTGAGCTCCTCCGACACAGAGCCCATTCTTCTCACTGATGGGAGACCAAGCAGGCCACAGCTCAGAGGCGGCAGGGGACAGACCACATGTGTgtcccccagcccggccccagTGCGGGTGTGGGTTCCAGCAGCACGGCTGGATGGGTTCGTGGGGGTTAGCGGCGGGTCTGAGGTTGAATGACAGCACCGTGGCAGGGAAGTGGCGTGTGGTGCAAGCTCCAGGCGCCCGTGCCATGAGACCCGTGGGCAGGTCTGGCACCGCCAAGCCAGCGgagaggcaggggcaggaggcacAGGGCTGGCCTTGacccctctccagccctgccgCCAGCTCCTGCCACCTGGGCACCTGCCTGAGACTGGCCAGCTCATCACACACGTGTCCCTGGCCGGCGACAGAGGGCTGCAGCGCCACGGAGCTGAGCAGGCCCCAGCCATGCCGTGCCGGTGCGGGGGCTCGGAACCCCCGGGGGCCTGGAACCCCCTACCACAACTGGTGAGCGGTGGGGACCCCTTTCCCTGCTTGGCGGCTGTTCCCCTTGAGAAGGAGAAGCCGCAGGCAGCGGACGGAAGGAACCGCCACGCTGGCTTGTCATCTGAGGTTGAGCAAACTGCCCTGCTTCCCCctctggggggtggggagggcccagccctgccccccgCACCCTCAGGGTGCCCCCCAAAGTCACCCCCCCAGCTCCAAGACCCCTgactcccagcccagcccacaCTCCCCCCTTCAGAGGCCCGGCAGCACCCCAAGACCCTACCAGCACCCCCAGGTGGgtgatgtttttccttctgtctcccCAGCAAACCCACGCTGGGACCCTGCCAGTGCCCCTCGCCGCTCGGGGGGGCCCAGAGTGCTGGAGGAAGCCCCCCCCACACCTGCCCTCTTCTGCCTGTGGTGCCCTGCCAAGCTTTGCCCGCCCCACTGCCCAGCTCCCCCTCATGCctgcccctctccagcccccgcccaggggtgcagggctgctcaCCCTGCCTGTGGTCACCCTGCCCATGCTCACCCTGCCTGCACTCACGCTGCTCGCCTCTCACCCTGCCCGCCACTCATCCTGTCCGTGTCCACCCTGCCTGCACTCACCCTACCCGTGCTCACCCTGCCCGCCTCTCACCCTGCCTGCACTCGCCCTGCCCACCTCTCACCCTGCCTGCACTCACCCTGCCCGCCTCTCACCCTGCCCGCTGCTCCCACCGCTCACCCTGCTCACActcaccctgcctgcagctgccgTTTCCCGCGCCCTCGGTGCCTGCGCGGCAGAGCGGCAGGAAGCAGACCAGGCTCACGGCCAACCACAGCGCCTGGTTCTGCTTCCCTGGCGTGAATGACGCGTCTGTCCAGGGCCCCACACAGCCCTCCCCTGGCACCCAAGGCAGGCTGCACCCCTGCA of the Ciconia boyciana chromosome 11, ASM3463844v1, whole genome shotgun sequence genome contains:
- the HYAL3 gene encoding hyaluronidase-3 isoform X2, with amino-acid sequence MAEVPAAPCRLTPAALLSLQGAGPAGSRRHRMVPVLVLWACLALGTAGGESPAPEPLVGDQPFAVVWNVPTGRCQRRFGVGLPLGDYGIVENKDGHFAGQNITIFYKNKFGLYPYLSRQGIPHNGGIPQQVPLGAHLARAARDIRLLLRPAFRGLAVVDWEEWRPLWAQNWGAKRIYRAASEQWVWDRRGHLPARQQLRLARREFEQAAQALMEETLLLGRTLRPGGLWGFYRFPDCLNGNWAKEANYTGRCQPAEVQRNNRLGWLWAASAALYPSIYLPPALPPALRRRYVHHRLREALRVAAFGAHGLLPVVAYSRLSFRRSPRFLEPPSHVSLPGRLTWCTPSGRAQRWVQPDSCSGETCRTPARLRAVPACATTSCPPWVPTSPT
- the HYAL3 gene encoding hyaluronidase-3 isoform X1, coding for MAEVPAAPCRLTPAALLSLQGAGPAGSRRHRMVPVLVLWACLALGTAGGESPAPEPLVGDQPFAVVWNVPTGRCQRRFGVGLPLGDYGIVENKDGHFAGQNITIFYKNKFGLYPYLSRQGIPHNGGIPQQVPLGAHLARAARDIRLLLRPAFRGLAVVDWEEWRPLWAQNWGAKRIYRAASEQWVWDRRGHLPARQQLRLARREFEQAAQALMEETLLLGRTLRPGGLWGFYRFPDCLNGNWAKEANYTGRCQPAEVQRNNRLGWLWAASAALYPSIYLPPALPPALRRRYVHHRLREALRVAAFGAHGLLPVVAYSRLSFRRSPRFLEPADLVHTIGESAALGAAGLVLWGDMSYARSAESCASLRHYLVSTLGPYVANVTAAARECSYVQCHGHGRCVRWQPHDLSSLLHLGPGASPLASFRCHCYHGWAGEDCARRVQPGAATSCLALTHTHGLDGHNDLPPPDTCLPRGTWGW
- the NAA80 gene encoding N-alpha-acetyltransferase 80 isoform X1, whose product is MAGACSAPWRCSPLSPARDTCVMSWPVSGRCPGGRSWRQGWRGVKASPVPPAPASPLAWRCQTCPRVSWHGRLELAPHATSLPRCCHSTSDPPLTPTNPSSRAAGTHTRTGAGLGDTHVVCPLPPLSCGLLGLPSVRRMGSVSEELSLVPLHQRPELLEACAKLLGEEWGKSRASRLHTLQRSSDAFPACLLLLRSRGPTEAPAARESPCQLVGHVRLSRVAGRPRDLFVESVVVARALRGQGYGRQLMEATERWARARGFRCLHLTTHDKQHFYAHLGFVLGEPVQSVAFLSPAIPAEVLRLFSAPPGAALPPATRPRLPSAPSPPLPPPTAPPPPPPPTVVWARGVLAESSGQSLLETPHRDAKGLPIFWMKKDI
- the IFRD2 gene encoding interferon-related developmental regulator 2 isoform X3, giving the protein MPRSRRAARRGPGSGRAGSPASEEEAGSEVLSHCSSASEGASPGEEGAGSEAAGEQGQEEEEAEDRLKEHMDNLLDKSAKTRQLALQSLRLAFSSRTLSEFLLERRLTLTDSLEKCLKKGKGEEQALAGTVLTLLCLQMGSGPEGEEVFRSLKPLLISVLTDSMASPGARQSDLVSCLSCLEAIFSPPSAGEGGSAPAQHGLLHCSALQSWSLLLTICPPSHIKSVLDNRWLKLPPLLSSSSVALRILAGETIALVFELAQDVEEDLCHQDTEFLRAQLKVLATESNKYRAKTDRRKQRSIFRDILRFIESGEYQEETIRFGLECMYLDSWARQRTYQAFKEVLGSGIRHHLQNNELLREIFGLGPPLVLDAAALKASKVSRFEKHLYNSAAFKARTKARSRVRDKRADVL
- the IFRD2 gene encoding interferon-related developmental regulator 2 isoform X2 — encoded protein: MPRSRRAARRGPGSGRAGSPASEEEAGSEVLSHCSSASEGASPGEEGAGSEAAGEQGQEEEEAEDRLKEHMDNLLDKSAKTRQLALQSLRLAFSSRTLSEFLLERRLTLTDSLEKCLKKGKGEEQALAGTVLTLLCLQMGSGPEGEEVFRSLKPLLISVLTDSMASPGARQSCATALGMCCYIAAADLEDLVSCLSCLEAIFSPPSAGEGGSAPAQHGLLHCSALQSWSLLLTICPPSHIKSVLDNRWLKLPPLLSSSSVALRILAGETIALVFELAQDVEEDLCHQDTEFLRAQLKVLATESNKYRAKTDRRKQRSIFRDILRFIESGEYQEETIRFGLECMYLDSWARQRTYQAFKENNELLREIFGLGPPLVLDAAALKASKVSRFEKHLYNSAAFKARTKARSRVRDKRADVL
- the LSMEM2 gene encoding leucine-rich single-pass membrane protein 2 isoform X1, whose translation is MPREAGEDSMGRAEGAAPAEPGDPDGGEPGAISLRPVESISDLHWASGGQKGAGGDGPASPRSPRQPPPRPAAPAPLLPTLRPASAASPCPCLGPGHPLLLALLGLLALASLVLATLAIYLSGTWHRAGRGAGGPRVGGLGGGGQAARPQRVPVLSPQSCRASRCGRWPSGCRARRTLCTSCGQPAGSSGLASTPVPSPAGTAELLPAPPRAPGHRGKGHRRAGGESGQPYPRPIPLRPDSVAPRGAGGGGGNAGPHARL
- the LSMEM2 gene encoding leucine-rich single-pass membrane protein 2 isoform X2, encoding MPREAGEDSMGRAEGAAPAEPGDPDGGEPGAISLRPVESISDLHWASGGQKGAGGDGPASPRSPRQPPPRPAAPAPLLPTLRPASAASPCPCLGPGHPLLLALLGLLALASLVLATLAIYLSACPRPLPAVLQSQSVRALAQWLQSQEDAVHQLRAASGQLWARLNASAEPGGHR
- the IFRD2 gene encoding interferon-related developmental regulator 2 isoform X1, with protein sequence MPRSRRAARRGPGSGRAGSPASEEEAGSEVLSHCSSASEGASPGEEGAGSEAAGEQGQEEEEAEDRLKEHMDNLLDKSAKTRQLALQSLRLAFSSRTLSEFLLERRLTLTDSLEKCLKKGKGEEQALAGTVLTLLCLQMGSGPEGEEVFRSLKPLLISVLTDSMASPGARQSCATALGMCCYIAAADLEDLVSCLSCLEAIFSPPSAGEGGSAPAQHGLLHCSALQSWSLLLTICPPSHIKSVLDNRWLKLPPLLSSSSVALRILAGETIALVFELAQDVEEDLCHQDTEFLRAQLKVLATESNKYRAKTDRRKQRSIFRDILRFIESGEYQEETIRFGLECMYLDSWARQRTYQAFKEVLGSGIRHHLQNNELLREIFGLGPPLVLDAAALKASKVSRFEKHLYNSAAFKARTKARSRVRDKRADVL
- the NAA80 gene encoding N-alpha-acetyltransferase 80 isoform X2, encoding MGSVSEELSLVPLHQRPELLEACAKLLGEEWGKSRASRLHTLQRSSDAFPACLLLLRSRGPTEAPAARESPCQLVGHVRLSRVAGRPRDLFVESVVVARALRGQGYGRQLMEATERWARARGFRCLHLTTHDKQHFYAHLGFVLGEPVQSVAFLSPAIPAEVLRLFSAPPGAALPPATRPRLPSAPSPPLPPPTAPPPPPPPTVVWARGVLAESSGQSLLETPHRDAKGLPIFWMKKDI